The Triticum aestivum cultivar Chinese Spring chromosome 3A, IWGSC CS RefSeq v2.1, whole genome shotgun sequence genome includes a region encoding these proteins:
- the LOC123060039 gene encoding GTP-binding protein YPTM2-like isoform X1 — MKLQIWDTAGQERFKTITSSYYRGAHGIIIVYDVTDQDSFNNVKQWLNEIDCYGSENVNKLLVGNKSDLTDKRVVSYETAKAFADEIGIPFMETSAKNALNVEQAFMAMSASIKDRMASQPAANSARPATV, encoded by the exons TGGGACACTGCTGGGCAAGAACGCTTCAAAACTATTACTAGCAGCTACTATCGAGGGGCTCACGGGATCATT ATTGTCTATGACGTGACAGACCAGGACAGCTTCAACAATGTGAAGCAGTGGTTGAACGAGATTGACTGCTATGGTAGTGAGAATGTTAACAAACTTCTTGTAGGGAACAAATCTGATCTCACTGACAAAAGAGTTGTATCATATGAGACAGCGAAG GCATTTGCTGATGAGATTGGCATCCCATTCATGGAGACCAGTGCAAAGAATGCCTTGAACGTTGAGCAGGCTTTCATGGCTATGTCTGCTTCAATCAAGGACAG GATGGCGAGCCAGCCAGCCGCAAACAGCGCTCGCCCAGCCACAGTGTAG